The DNA region GGCGCGCCAGAACTCGAAGACGGTCACCCACCAGCACTTCGAGCAGGCCAAGGACAAGATCATGATGGGCGCCGAGCGCAAGTCCATGGTCATGGACGAGGAAGACAAGCGTCTGACTGCCTACCACGAGGCGGGTCATGCCATTGTCGGTCGCATCGTGCCCGAGCACGATCCGGTCTACAAGGTGACGATCATTCCTCGCGGACGTGCGCTGGGCATGACCATGTTCCTGCCCGAGCAGGACAAGTACAGCCAGAACAAGACCGAGCTGGAGAGTCAGCTCGCCAGCCTGTTCGGCGGACGGGTGGCCGAGGAGCTGATCTATGGCAAAGACAAGGTCACCACCGGGGCCTCCAACGATATCGAGCGGGCCACCCAGATTGCCCGCAACATGGTCGCGAAGTGGGGGCTGTCGGATGTCATGGGGCCCTTGTCCTACGACGAGAACGAAGATGAGGTCTTTCTTGGTCGCTCGGTGACCCAGCACAAGCATATTTCCGACGAAACCCATCGGCAGATGGACAAGGAAGTGCGTCAGATCATCGATCGGGCCTACGAGCGGTGCAGGGAAATCCTACAGACGAACATGGACAAGCTGCACCTGATGGCCGAGGCGCTGATGCGCTACGAGACCATCGACGCGAAGCAGATCGACCAGATCATGGACGGCCATGAGCCCGATCCGCCCGAAGGCTGGGACGATTCCGGAGCGCCGGATTCCGATTCCGGTGCGGGTGACGATGATCAGGCGCCGGATGGTCAGCCGGCAACCGGTTGACGACTTTTGCTCTGACATCCTGAATATCGGCGGTCACCCATCGGATTGATGGCAAGGAATCTGCAGCAACGCCTGAAAGAGGCGGCCGCTCACCAGCGGCCGCTGGTCATGGGGGTGGTCAACGTCACCCCCGATTCCTTTTCCGACGGCGGTCTGTTTCTTGACCCGGCCCGTGCCGTTTCGCATGCGCTCGCGCTGGCCGGGCAGGGTGCCGACTTGCTCGATGTGGGCGGTGAGTCAACCCGACCAGGGGCCGATCCGGTCGACCAGAACGACGAGCTTGAGCGGGTCCTGCCGGTCATAGAAGGCATCGTGTCGGCCACTGATGTGCCGGTTTCCATCGACACCTCCAAGCCTGATGTCATGCGCGCGGCGGTGGCTGCCGGGGCGGCCATGGTCAACGACGTCAACGGTTTGCGTGCCGAAGGAGCCATCGAGGCCGTCGCCGGCATGGACGTGCCGGTCTGCATCATGCACATGCTCGGCGAGCCACGCACCATGCAGCACGACCCCCGATACAGCGACGTGGTGGGTGACATCGCGGATTTCCTTGGCGAACGCGTAGCGGCCTGTCGCGCGGCCGGCATGGACAAGGACCGCATCGTGCTCGATCCGGGCTTCGGGTTCGGCAAGACCCTGGCCCACAACTTCGAATTATTGCGCCGACTCGATGAACTGGTGGCCCTGGGCCACCCGGTGCTGGCCGGCATGTCGCGCAAGTCGATGCTGGGCACGCTGTGTGGTCGCGACAACCCGGCCGATCGGGTGGCCGCATCGGTCGCCGCCCACCTGCTGGCGGTGCAGAAGGGGGCAGCCATTGTTCGCGTGCACGATGTGGCCGAGATGGTCGATGCCCTGGCTGTCTGGCGTGCCACGACCGCTATCGAAGACTGAGCCCGACTGCCGCGGGGCGGTGCGCATCCCTTAGAATACCGCCATGGCTGCTAGATACTTTGGAACTGACGGCATTCGCGGACGCGTCGGCGAACCGCCAATCACTGCCGACTTCGTGCTCAGGCTGGGCTGGGCGGCCGGTAGCGTGTTGACCGAAACCTTCGGTGAGGATGTTGCCGTGGTGATCGGCAAGGATACTCGTATTTCGGGCTACCTCTTCGAATCGGCCCTGGAGGCGGGTTTTTCTGCCGCCGGCGTGGATGTGTTGCTGCTTGGTCCCATGCCGACGCCCGCGGTGGCACACCTGACCCGCAGTCTGCACGCGGTGTCCGGCGTGGTGATCTCGGCCTCGCACAATCCCTTTGAAGACAATGGCATCAAGTTCTTCTCGGGCCACGGGGAAAAGCTGGACGACGAGCTGCAGGAAGCCATCGAGCGCAAGCTCGACGAGTCCATGACGCATGTCGAGCCGCACCGGCTGGGCAAGGCGACCCGCATTGACGATGCCATCGGCCGCTACGTGGAGTACTGCAAGGGTACGGTGACCTGGGGTACCCGACTCGATGATCTCAGGATCGTGGTCGATTGCGCCAATGGGGCTACATACCGTATTGCGCCGGATGTGTTTCGTGAGCTTGGTGCGGAGGTGATTACCATCTTCGACCAGCCAGACGGACTCAACATCAATCGCGAATGTGGCTCGACGCATCCGGACAACCTGGCCCGAATGGTGCGTGCCGAGCGCGCGGATGTGGGCGTGGCCTTCGACGGAGACGGCGACCGGGTGATCATGGCCGATGCCCAGGGCAACCTGATCGACGGCGATCAGATTCTGTTTGTTCTGGCCGATGCCAGGCGGGCCAACGGCGGCCTGGAAGGCGGCGTGGTTGGCACGGTGATGAGCAATTTCGGCCTGGAGCAGGCCTTTCGCGAATCCGGCATCCCCTTTGTTCGCAGCCCGGTGGGCGATCGCCACGTACACCAGTGGCTGACCGAGCGTGGCTGGGTGCTGGGGGGTGAATCATCCGGCCACATCCTGTGCCTGGATCGGGCAACCACCGGTTGCGGCATTGTCAGCGCGCTGCAGGTGCTGGAAGTACTGGCCCGCAGCGGTCGTTCCCTTGCCGAACTGGCTGCCGGAATGGTCAAGTGCCCCCAGGTCATGATCAACGTTCCCATTGCCAGCCAGCGTCGGGCGGAGCTGACCGCCAGTCCGGCCATCGAGGATGCGGTAAAGCGCGTTGAATCGGAGCTGGCCGGCGATGGCCGAGTCATCCTGCGACCCTCCGGAACCGAGCCGGTGGTGCGGGTTACGGTCGAAGGTATGGACGGTGGCCAGGTCGATCATCTCGCCCGCGAGCTGGCCGATGTCGTGCGCGACTCGCTGGCGGAATGAGCGCCCATGCAACGGGCATTCCAGTGCTGTCGCTCAAGGCCTTCAAAAGCCAGGACGGCAGTTTTGCGCGCGATCTGGGCCGGGCCTGGCGCGAATTCGGATTCGTCGGGATCACTGATCATGACATTGACGATGCCCTGATCGAGCAGGCTTACTCGGTATTCCGCGCATTCTTCGCGCTGCCGCAACGTGTCAAGCGGAAGTATCACCAGCCGGGCAGTGGCGGTGCGCGTGGCTACACCGGCTTTGGCATCGAGCAGGCGCGGTCGCACAACGTGCCCGACCTCAAGGAGTTCTGGCACGTGGGGCGTGAGCTCAACGACGACAATCCGTACCCGGGAGTACTCCACCCCAATATCTGGCCTGACGAGGTGCCGGATTTTCGCACGGCGGCCCTGGCCATGTACCGGGCGCTGGAGCGACTGGGCAACCGCTTGCTGTCGGCGGCCGCCCTGGATCTCGGGCTGGACCGTGACTGGTTCTCGGACAAGACCAGGTACGGCAACTCCATTCTGCGCCCGTTGCACTATCCGCCCATCGGGCAGGCGCCGGAGGGTGCCGTGCGCGCCGCGGAGCACGAAGACATCAATCTGATCACCCTGCTGGTGGGCTCCCGTGAACAGGGACTTGAAATCCTTAACCGCAAGGGCACCTGGGTGCCTGTGACCACGCTGCCGGGCACCATTATCGTCAACGTGGGCGACATGCTGCAGCGCCTGACCAATCATGTCTATCCATCGACCACGCACCGGGTGGTCAACCCGCCAGGGGCGGCCGCCGGGCAGTCGCGCTATTCAATCCCGTTTTTTCTGCACCCCAATCCGGACTTCGTGATCCGGACCCTGCCGGGCTGTGCAGGTGCGGGGCAACCGGATCGCTACCCGGAACCGATCACG from Wenzhouxiangella sp. AB-CW3 includes:
- the folP gene encoding dihydropteroate synthase, whose product is MARNLQQRLKEAAAHQRPLVMGVVNVTPDSFSDGGLFLDPARAVSHALALAGQGADLLDVGGESTRPGADPVDQNDELERVLPVIEGIVSATDVPVSIDTSKPDVMRAAVAAGAAMVNDVNGLRAEGAIEAVAGMDVPVCIMHMLGEPRTMQHDPRYSDVVGDIADFLGERVAACRAAGMDKDRIVLDPGFGFGKTLAHNFELLRRLDELVALGHPVLAGMSRKSMLGTLCGRDNPADRVAASVAAHLLAVQKGAAIVRVHDVAEMVDALAVWRATTAIED
- the glmM gene encoding phosphoglucosamine mutase is translated as MAARYFGTDGIRGRVGEPPITADFVLRLGWAAGSVLTETFGEDVAVVIGKDTRISGYLFESALEAGFSAAGVDVLLLGPMPTPAVAHLTRSLHAVSGVVISASHNPFEDNGIKFFSGHGEKLDDELQEAIERKLDESMTHVEPHRLGKATRIDDAIGRYVEYCKGTVTWGTRLDDLRIVVDCANGATYRIAPDVFRELGAEVITIFDQPDGLNINRECGSTHPDNLARMVRAERADVGVAFDGDGDRVIMADAQGNLIDGDQILFVLADARRANGGLEGGVVGTVMSNFGLEQAFRESGIPFVRSPVGDRHVHQWLTERGWVLGGESSGHILCLDRATTGCGIVSALQVLEVLARSGRSLAELAAGMVKCPQVMINVPIASQRRAELTASPAIEDAVKRVESELAGDGRVILRPSGTEPVVRVTVEGMDGGQVDHLARELADVVRDSLAE
- a CDS encoding isopenicillin N synthase family dioxygenase, with product MSAHATGIPVLSLKAFKSQDGSFARDLGRAWREFGFVGITDHDIDDALIEQAYSVFRAFFALPQRVKRKYHQPGSGGARGYTGFGIEQARSHNVPDLKEFWHVGRELNDDNPYPGVLHPNIWPDEVPDFRTAALAMYRALERLGNRLLSAAALDLGLDRDWFSDKTRYGNSILRPLHYPPIGQAPEGAVRAAEHEDINLITLLVGSREQGLEILNRKGTWVPVTTLPGTIIVNVGDMLQRLTNHVYPSTTHRVVNPPGAAAGQSRYSIPFFLHPNPDFVIRTLPGCAGAGQPDRYPEPITANDYLRQRLKEIRLL